Within the Streptomyces sp. YIM 121038 genome, the region CCGTCCGGCTGCGGCAAGTCCACCTCCCTGCGCATGCTCGCGGGCCTGGAGGACGTGAACGGCGGCGCGATCCGCATCGGCGACCGCGACGTCACGCACCTGCCGCCCAAGGACCGGGACATCGCCATGGTGTTCCAGAACTACGCGCTGTACCCGCACATGACGGTCGCCGCGAACATGGGCTTCGCCCTGAAGATCGCGGGCGTCGACAAGGCCACGATCCGGCAGAAGGTCGAAGAGGCCGCGAAGATCCTCGACCTCACCGAGTACCTGGACCGCAAGCCGAAGGCCCTCTCCGGCGGTCAGCGCCAGCGCGTCGCGATGGGCCGCGCCATCGTCCGCGAGCCCCAGGTCTTCCTCATGGACGAGCCGCTGTCGAACCTCGACGCCAAGCTCCGCGTCTCCACGCGTACGCAGATCGCCTCGCTCCAGCGCCGCCTCGGCATCACCACCGTGTACGTCACCCACGACCAGGTCGAGGCCATGACGATGGGCGACCGCGTCGCCGTCCTCAAGGACGGTCTGCTCCAGCAGGTCGACTCGCCGCGCAACATGTACGACCGCCCGGCGAACCTCTTCGTCGCGGGCTTCATCGGCTCGCCCGCCATGAACCTCGTCGAGGTCCCGATCACCGACGGCGGCGTGAAGTTCGGCAACTCGGTGGTGCCGGTCAACCGCGAGGCCCTCGCCGCGGCCGCCGACAAGGGCGACCGCACCGTCACCGTCGGCGTCCGCCCCGAGCACTTCGACGTGGTCGAGCAGAACGGCGGCGCCGCGAAGACCCTCACCAAGGAGTCCGAGGACGCCCCGGCCGGTCTCGCCGTGTCCGTGAACGTCGTCGAGGAGCTCGGCGCCGACGGCTACGTGTACGGCACCGCCGAGGTCGGCGGCGAGCAGAAGGACCTCGTGGTCCGCGTCAACGGCCGCCAGGTCCCCGAGAAGGGCGCCCTGCTCCACGTCGTGCCGCGCCCGGGCGAGACCCACGTCTTCTCCACCTCCACCGGCGAGCGCCTCACCGACTGACGTCCCCCGGGGCGCGGCAAGCGCCGGGCTTCCCCGACGTCAACCGGCCCGAAGGGCCCCGTGCTCAGGCACGGGGCCCTTCGCGCGCTCCGGGACATCTCAGCGCGTTGTCGACAAATACCCCGGCACATCGGTCATTTCGCCCGGTGTTCGTCAACATCCACTTCGCCAAACCACATTCCCCCTCACCCAACCGGGTGACTAAATGTCGCCAAATCATCACCTAGCGCTACCCTCACTCGCGTGACGCACTCCGCCAACTACACCCAGAAGTCGCGCCGAGGCCACCGCGGCCCCGGCCGCCGCATCGGGCGCACACTCGCCCTCGTCCTGCCCGTCGTCCTGGTGCTGTCCGGCACGCTCGCGGTCACCCGGGTCAACTGGTCCGGCAGCTCATCGGATTCGGTCCTCACCGCGTCCGCGGGCGACCTCTCCGCGCCGGCCAGGTCCCGCGGCCCCCACGAGATCGTGCGCGACCGCCTCCTCCTCGAACTCCAGGAGAAGAACCCGGGCGTCGCCCTCACCCACCTCCAGCAGGAGGTCGACCGGCACCCGTCGCTCGCCAAGCACTGCGTGTCCATCGCCCGCGCCCTCGGCCGCGCCGCCGTCCGCGCCTACGGCCCGAGCCGCGCCCAGTCGTACGCCCGCCCGGTCTGCGACACGTCCTTCGCCGCGGGCGTCGCCGCCCACCACAACAACTGAGGAGCACCGGGCCGACCCCGGCCCCACCCCTAGCGCCCCCTGTCAGCGCCGGCCACGTCGGAACCCTGCGCGCCCCAACGCGTAGGGTTCCGCCATGACCACCGGTGACATCCACACAGCAATGCCCACGCAGGCCGTGGTCCTGGCCGGCGGCCAGGGTTCCCGGCTGCGCCCGTACACCGATGATCGCCCCAAGCCCATGGTCGAGATCCCCGGCACGGGCACCCCGATCATCGGCCACCAGCTGGCCTGGCTCGCGGCCGAGGGCGTGACGGACGCGGTCATCTCCTGCGGCCACCTCGCCGAGGTCCTCCAGGACTGGCTGGCGAGCGCCGACCTGCCGCTCAAGGTCACCACCGTCGTCGAGACGGAGCCCCTGGGCCGCGGCGGCGGCCTGAAGTACGCGGCCGCC harbors:
- the ugpC gene encoding sn-glycerol-3-phosphate ABC transporter ATP-binding protein UgpC — encoded protein: MATVTFDKATRIYPGSTKPAVDGLEIEIEDGEFLVLVGPSGCGKSTSLRMLAGLEDVNGGAIRIGDRDVTHLPPKDRDIAMVFQNYALYPHMTVAANMGFALKIAGVDKATIRQKVEEAAKILDLTEYLDRKPKALSGGQRQRVAMGRAIVREPQVFLMDEPLSNLDAKLRVSTRTQIASLQRRLGITTVYVTHDQVEAMTMGDRVAVLKDGLLQQVDSPRNMYDRPANLFVAGFIGSPAMNLVEVPITDGGVKFGNSVVPVNREALAAAADKGDRTVTVGVRPEHFDVVEQNGGAAKTLTKESEDAPAGLAVSVNVVEELGADGYVYGTAEVGGEQKDLVVRVNGRQVPEKGALLHVVPRPGETHVFSTSTGERLTD